A single window of Ignavibacteriota bacterium DNA harbors:
- the lon gene encoding endopeptidase La, with product MTKKITTEDQSVFNEIPKLLPVLPLRDNIIFPYMIFPVLVGREQSINAANYSLEHSKFIFLSAQKRANLEDPSTEDIFEEGTIAKIIQILKLPNGLMKILVDGIVQGKIKKFTDRKEFFEAEIDIILSEEIEAQELNALIRQLTLHFKDYVKNNRNIPAEAIAAYENIDEPDRKLFYVAANINQSIQVKQSILKKFSLKEQIYDVIKLLNSEVDILKVEKEIELKVQENITKTQRKFIIQEQIRILQDELGKEEEISPEFKKIKEKINKAKMPKEAKAKAVEEFDKLRKTPPSSPEFTVIRNYLDWLTDVPWQKKTKDILDIQNVRKILDDDHYGLDKPKERIVEHIAVLNLVKEMKGQILCFVGPPGVGKTSLGKSIAKALGRNFVRISLGGVRDEAEIRGHRRTYIGALPGKIIQSMKKAGTINPVILLDEIDKMSMDFRGDPSSAMLEVLDPEQNHNFSDHYLDVEYDLSQVMFITTANVRYNIPLPLQDRMEIIELLGYLEHEKVEIAKRHIIPKQLEAHGLNKLKVELDEMALQKIILEYTREAGVRNLEREIASVLRKTAKEIVLSKSKKSTKAKILNGFKITPEKIEKYLGVPKFRLQKNLRESKIGSVTGLAWTSVGGEILNVEVTIMSGPGKLTLTGKLGDVMKESAQAALSYLRSNAKELGLPVNFHKDKEIHIHLPEGAIPKDGPSAGITMSLAMYSAISKKPASGDVAMTGEITLRGKVLPIGGLNEKLLAAKRHGISTVLIPKGNESDLVEIKSAAKDGLRIIPIDDIKEAIPYVFEKQFKKRKIRKTK from the coding sequence ATTTTCCCTTATATGATTTTCCCGGTTTTAGTTGGAAGGGAACAATCTATAAATGCCGCAAATTATTCTTTAGAACATTCAAAGTTTATTTTTCTTTCAGCTCAAAAAAGGGCCAATCTCGAAGATCCTTCAACTGAAGATATTTTTGAGGAAGGAACAATCGCAAAAATTATACAGATTTTAAAACTTCCAAACGGTTTAATGAAAATTCTAGTTGATGGAATTGTTCAAGGGAAAATAAAAAAATTTACAGATCGTAAAGAATTTTTTGAAGCGGAAATAGATATTATCTTATCCGAGGAAATTGAAGCTCAAGAACTAAATGCATTGATCAGACAATTAACTCTGCACTTTAAAGATTATGTAAAAAATAATAGAAACATACCAGCAGAAGCAATAGCAGCTTATGAAAATATTGATGAGCCAGATAGAAAATTATTTTATGTTGCCGCAAATATAAACCAGTCAATTCAAGTTAAACAATCTATCTTAAAAAAATTCTCTCTTAAAGAACAAATTTACGATGTTATAAAATTACTCAACTCGGAAGTTGATATTCTTAAAGTAGAAAAGGAAATTGAATTAAAAGTCCAAGAAAATATTACCAAAACTCAACGTAAATTCATTATTCAAGAACAAATAAGAATATTGCAAGATGAGCTTGGAAAAGAAGAGGAAATTTCTCCAGAATTTAAGAAGATAAAAGAAAAAATTAACAAAGCTAAAATGCCCAAAGAAGCAAAGGCCAAAGCTGTAGAAGAATTTGACAAATTAAGAAAGACTCCGCCAAGTTCACCTGAATTCACTGTTATAAGAAACTATTTGGATTGGCTCACTGATGTTCCATGGCAGAAAAAAACTAAAGATATTCTCGATATTCAAAATGTAAGAAAAATTTTAGATGACGATCATTATGGCTTAGATAAACCGAAGGAACGCATTGTTGAACATATTGCAGTTTTAAATTTAGTCAAGGAAATGAAAGGTCAGATATTATGTTTTGTTGGTCCTCCCGGTGTTGGTAAAACTTCACTTGGAAAATCAATTGCCAAAGCGCTTGGAAGAAATTTTGTAAGAATCAGTTTAGGCGGTGTAAGAGATGAAGCAGAAATTAGAGGTCACAGAAGAACATACATCGGTGCTCTTCCTGGTAAAATTATTCAATCTATGAAAAAAGCAGGAACAATAAATCCTGTAATATTACTTGATGAAATTGATAAGATGAGCATGGATTTCCGAGGCGATCCTTCTTCTGCAATGTTAGAAGTTCTTGATCCTGAACAAAATCATAATTTTTCAGATCACTATTTGGATGTTGAATATGATCTTTCTCAAGTAATGTTTATAACAACCGCCAATGTAAGATACAATATTCCACTGCCTTTGCAGGATAGAATGGAAATAATTGAATTGCTCGGTTATCTTGAACATGAAAAAGTTGAAATTGCAAAAAGGCATATTATCCCAAAACAGCTGGAAGCGCATGGATTAAATAAATTAAAAGTAGAACTTGATGAAATGGCACTGCAAAAAATTATTTTAGAATATACAAGAGAAGCCGGTGTTAGAAATTTGGAAAGAGAAATCGCTTCAGTATTGAGAAAAACCGCTAAAGAAATAGTTTTAAGCAAATCTAAAAAAAGTACTAAAGCCAAAATATTAAATGGATTTAAAATAACTCCTGAAAAAATTGAAAAGTATCTTGGAGTTCCAAAATTCAGGCTGCAGAAAAATCTTCGCGAATCAAAAATTGGAAGTGTAACCGGATTAGCTTGGACAAGTGTTGGCGGAGAAATATTAAATGTTGAAGTAACAATTATGAGCGGTCCTGGTAAATTAACATTAACCGGTAAACTCGGAGATGTAATGAAGGAATCTGCCCAAGCCGCATTAAGCTATTTAAGATCCAACGCTAAAGAATTAGGTTTACCCGTTAATTTTCACAAAGATAAAGAAATACATATTCATTTACCTGAAGGCGCAATTCCAAAAGACGGACCTTCAGCTGGAATAACTATGTCTCTTGCAATGTATTCCGCAATTAGCAAAAAACCGGCAAGTGGTGATGTGGCAATGACCGGCGAAATTACATTACGCGGCAAAGTTTTACCAATTGGTGGATTAAATGAGAAACTGCTCGCCGCAAAAAGGCATGGCATTTCTACAGTGTTAATTCCAAAAGGCAACGAATCTGACTTGGTAGAAATTAAAAGTGCTGCAAAGGATGGATTGCGAATTATTCCTATTGATGACATAAAAGAAGCAATACCATATGTTTTTGAAAAACAATTTAAGAAGAGAAAAATTAGAAAAACCAAATAA
- a CDS encoding GAF domain-containing protein — translation MNLEISIDKNLNVEETYKVLLLQIENLININDPLITNLSNITAALNQTFEKISWVGFYFSKDNFLYLGPFQGKVACTKIKLGNGVCGKSAENKQTIVVPNVHEFSGHIACDVETNSEIVIPIIIKNEIIGVLDLDSKLFSAFNEIDVYYLKNICELISKKLDLSSNKIYQIL, via the coding sequence ATGAATCTTGAAATCAGTATAGATAAAAATCTAAATGTTGAAGAAACATATAAAGTTTTGTTGCTTCAAATAGAAAATTTAATTAACATAAATGATCCATTAATTACAAATCTTTCAAATATAACAGCCGCATTAAATCAGACTTTTGAAAAGATTAGTTGGGTTGGATTTTATTTTTCTAAAGATAATTTTTTATATCTCGGTCCATTTCAAGGAAAAGTTGCTTGCACTAAAATTAAATTAGGAAACGGTGTTTGTGGAAAATCTGCAGAAAACAAGCAAACTATTGTTGTACCTAATGTACATGAATTTTCTGGACATATTGCCTGTGACGTTGAAACTAATTCTGAAATTGTTATACCGATTATTATAAAAAATGAAATAATAGGAGTTTTAGATTTAGACAGTAAATTATTTTCGGCATTTAACGAAATTGATGTATATTATTTAAAAAATATTTGTGAACTAATTTCAAAGAAATTAGATTTATCATCAAATAAAATTTATCAAATATTATGA
- the dnaX gene encoding DNA polymerase III subunit gamma/tau, translating into MMTFVVTARKWRPQLFEDVVGQQHITKTIKNAIENNRIGHAYIFAGPRGVGKTTTARILAKRLNCTNPNGGEPCNKCEACENFLKSQSLDIIEIDGASNRRIDEIRTLRESVKYAPTTGDYKVYIIDEVHMLTTESFNALLKTLEEPPEHTIFIFATTDIHKVPLTIISRCQRFDFRRIELIEIKKLLKKISEFENIIIDDESLTLIAKKADGALRDAESIFDQVVSFCGNKVEVNLLKQMLNLIDDEIYFEISDAIIGKTFKAAFEVSEKIYSNGWNFIDFTNGLVEHFRNISTVIITKSPNLIDSSENLKTRYLSYVDKFTEGDLLRILTFLSKLQYEIKNTQNQKLKIEISLSHLIGFIQTSTISELITKLESDDISDKKKTDFLDNSKPLENENIVTYSNPLEQNVNKVIKSEKKHEKKNLPNSPAINKELSEKTIPQIDVIKERWNSFQESIIKEKFTLSIIESTIPDRIVNNTIYVLVDHKEDIPILETSGEYISKKLSTMLSYNLHIKFEEKKSSDSANVIENLSDDLESQNNQLIKSIITEFGAKEVK; encoded by the coding sequence ATTATGACATTTGTTGTAACAGCAAGAAAGTGGCGACCTCAGTTATTTGAAGATGTTGTTGGACAACAGCACATCACTAAAACTATTAAAAATGCAATTGAAAATAATAGGATTGGACACGCATATATTTTTGCGGGTCCAAGAGGTGTTGGAAAAACAACTACTGCAAGAATTTTAGCAAAAAGATTAAATTGTACAAATCCAAATGGCGGTGAACCATGCAACAAATGCGAAGCTTGCGAAAATTTTCTTAAGTCGCAGTCTTTGGATATTATTGAAATTGATGGCGCCTCAAATCGAAGGATAGATGAAATAAGAACTTTAAGAGAATCCGTAAAATATGCGCCGACAACCGGGGACTATAAGGTTTACATTATAGATGAAGTGCATATGCTTACAACCGAATCGTTTAATGCTCTTCTTAAAACTTTAGAAGAACCGCCTGAACATACAATATTTATTTTTGCTACAACAGATATTCATAAAGTACCATTGACAATTATTTCACGCTGCCAAAGATTTGATTTTAGAAGAATTGAACTTATTGAAATTAAAAAGTTGCTTAAGAAAATTTCCGAATTTGAAAATATTATTATAGATGATGAATCATTGACACTTATTGCAAAAAAAGCCGACGGTGCATTAAGAGATGCAGAAAGCATTTTTGATCAAGTCGTTTCATTTTGCGGAAATAAAGTTGAAGTAAATCTTCTAAAACAAATGCTAAACTTAATTGATGACGAAATTTATTTTGAAATTAGCGACGCAATTATCGGCAAAACATTTAAAGCAGCTTTTGAGGTTTCGGAGAAGATTTATTCAAACGGCTGGAACTTTATCGATTTTACAAATGGTTTAGTTGAACATTTCAGAAATATAAGTACGGTTATTATTACAAAATCCCCAAATTTAATTGATTCTTCGGAAAATTTAAAAACTAGATATCTTAGCTATGTTGATAAATTTACCGAAGGTGACCTTTTAAGAATTTTAACATTTCTTTCAAAGCTACAATATGAAATTAAAAACACACAGAATCAAAAACTTAAAATTGAAATATCACTTTCTCATTTAATTGGATTTATTCAAACATCCACAATATCCGAATTAATAACCAAATTAGAATCCGATGATATAAGCGATAAAAAAAAAACTGATTTTTTAGATAATAGTAAACCATTGGAAAATGAAAATATCGTTACATATTCAAATCCATTGGAACAGAATGTTAATAAAGTAATTAAATCTGAAAAAAAACACGAAAAAAAAAACTTACCGAATTCGCCAGCAATAAATAAGGAACTAAGCGAAAAAACAATTCCTCAAATTGATGTTATTAAAGAAAGGTGGAATTCATTTCAGGAAAGTATAATTAAAGAAAAGTTTACCTTATCTATAATAGAATCAACAATCCCAGATCGAATAGTTAACAACACCATATATGTATTAGTGGATCATAAGGAAGATATTCCTATATTAGAAACTTCCGGTGAATACATTTCAAAGAAATTATCCACAATGTTATCATATAATTTACACATCAAATTTGAAGAAAAGAAAAGTTCAGATTCAGCAAATGTAATTGAAAATTTATCTGATGATTTAGAAAGTCAAAATAATCAATTGATTAAAAGTATAATTACTGAATTTGGAGCAAAAGAGGTAAAATAA
- a CDS encoding EutN/CcmL family microcompartment protein: MYLAKICGNVVSTQKNQFLKGQKLLLVRKIDLKGNYISNKDEIALDIVDSGIGDVVLVVKEGAAIQQILGHSNSPVNIMIIAVVDNISIDNNI; this comes from the coding sequence ATGTATCTTGCTAAAATTTGCGGCAATGTTGTTTCTACACAGAAAAATCAATTTTTAAAAGGACAGAAACTTCTGCTCGTGAGAAAAATAGATTTAAAAGGTAATTATATCAGTAATAAAGATGAAATTGCTCTTGATATTGTTGATTCGGGAATTGGCGATGTAGTTCTAGTTGTTAAAGAAGGTGCAGCTATTCAGCAAATCTTAGGTCATTCAAATTCTCCTGTTAATATTATGATTATAGCTGTAGTTGATAATATTAGTATCGATAATAACATTTAA
- the dprA gene encoding DNA-protecting protein DprA, whose amino-acid sequence MKENLETFAKLRILLEVEGIGPSKLFNLLSKFTSLDNLINASYNQLIMVDGISQTLANKILKKIDEYPIFLESAEKELNYLEKIDGKWITFWSEDYPENLKNIFAPPIILYYKGTLSNKDKNSVAIVGTRMPSNYGKKNAYDFAKNLSSQGISVISGLARGIDSSAHWGTVENNGRTIAVIGSGLDVVYPSENKKLFNKITENGAVITEYVLGTKPDAQNFPKRNRIISGISLGTLVIETKLSGGALQTAGFAIEQNREVFAIPGNLGNVQSEGCNLLIQQSSAKLVTNIEDILIELKLKIAPKIGENIPKPVEDLNIFEQKILDVLSHEPKHIDLISNESKINSADCLVHLLSLEFRDLVKQLPGKIFVKY is encoded by the coding sequence TTGAAAGAAAATTTAGAGACATTCGCTAAACTTAGAATTCTTCTTGAAGTTGAGGGAATTGGTCCATCCAAACTTTTTAATCTTTTATCCAAATTTACATCATTAGATAATTTAATTAATGCCAGTTATAATCAACTAATAATGGTTGATGGAATTTCACAAACATTGGCAAATAAGATCCTAAAAAAAATTGATGAATATCCAATCTTTCTAGAATCTGCCGAAAAAGAACTTAATTATTTAGAAAAAATTGACGGTAAGTGGATTACTTTTTGGTCTGAGGATTATCCCGAAAATTTAAAAAATATTTTTGCGCCTCCAATTATACTTTATTATAAAGGAACTTTATCAAACAAAGATAAAAACAGTGTAGCAATTGTTGGCACTAGGATGCCTTCAAATTACGGCAAAAAAAATGCGTACGATTTTGCAAAAAATCTTTCATCTCAAGGAATATCTGTTATTAGCGGTTTAGCTAGAGGAATTGATTCTTCTGCACACTGGGGAACTGTTGAAAATAATGGAAGAACAATTGCTGTAATCGGCTCAGGTTTAGATGTAGTTTATCCTTCTGAAAATAAAAAACTATTCAATAAAATTACCGAAAACGGCGCAGTAATTACCGAATATGTTTTAGGAACAAAACCAGATGCACAAAATTTTCCTAAACGAAATAGAATTATCAGCGGAATTTCTCTTGGTACTTTAGTTATTGAAACAAAATTATCCGGAGGAGCATTACAAACTGCCGGTTTTGCGATTGAACAAAATAGAGAAGTATTTGCCATTCCCGGTAATTTAGGTAATGTTCAAAGTGAAGGATGCAACCTGCTCATCCAACAAAGTTCGGCAAAATTGGTGACAAATATAGAAGATATTTTAATTGAATTGAAATTAAAGATTGCGCCTAAAATAGGAGAAAATATTCCCAAGCCGGTAGAAGATTTAAATATTTTTGAGCAGAAAATACTTGATGTTTTATCACACGAACCAAAACATATTGATTTAATTTCAAATGAATCTAAAATTAATTCCGCTGATTGTCTTGTGCATCTTTTATCGCTTGAGTTCAGGGATCTTGTAAAACAATTACCGGGAAAGATTTTTGTGAAGTATTGA
- a CDS encoding replication-associated recombination protein A, giving the protein MPQVPLAERIRPKTLEDFRGQKKIVGPGKSISLMIENDAVSSFILWGPPGTGKTTLARIISEKTKSEFFQLNAVSAGVKEVREVIGLAKINKDNFNKRTILFIDEIHRFNKSQQDALLSAVESGLIILIGATTENPSFEVIPALRSRARVYVLDELAKEDLNEIIDHAFLNDDFLKSFKIEEIDKNYLIYASGGDARILLNIIESALLQEINSEKIKINKILIDNVLQQKNVVYDKNGEEHYNIISAFIKSIRGSDPDAALYWMVRMLEGGEDPKFIARRMIILASEDIGNASPNSLVIAEAVFGAVEKIGMPEARIILAQCVTYLASQPKSNSSYMAIEKAYEDVRKGNQEPVPLHLRNAPTKLMKSLDYGKNYKYAHDFENNFIEENYLPDSLKGKQYYFPSENGQEIKIKERLKFLWKKLKNY; this is encoded by the coding sequence ATTCCGCAAGTTCCTCTTGCAGAAAGAATAAGACCCAAAACACTCGAAGATTTTAGAGGACAAAAAAAAATAGTCGGTCCCGGTAAATCAATCAGCTTAATGATTGAAAATGACGCAGTAAGTTCATTTATTCTTTGGGGTCCTCCAGGAACCGGTAAAACTACACTTGCAAGAATTATCTCAGAAAAAACCAAGTCTGAATTTTTCCAGCTCAACGCTGTTTCTGCCGGTGTTAAAGAAGTTAGGGAAGTAATCGGTTTAGCCAAGATCAACAAAGATAATTTTAACAAACGTACAATTTTATTTATAGATGAAATTCATAGATTCAATAAATCGCAGCAGGATGCATTGCTTTCGGCAGTTGAATCGGGATTAATAATTTTAATAGGCGCAACGACAGAAAATCCCTCGTTTGAAGTTATACCCGCATTAAGATCAAGAGCGCGGGTTTATGTGCTTGATGAATTGGCAAAAGAAGATTTAAACGAAATTATAGATCACGCGTTTTTGAACGATGATTTTTTAAAAAGTTTTAAAATTGAGGAAATTGATAAAAATTATTTAATATACGCAAGCGGCGGAGATGCAAGAATACTGCTGAACATAATTGAATCCGCTTTGCTTCAGGAAATCAATTCAGAAAAAATTAAAATAAATAAAATTTTGATTGATAATGTTCTTCAGCAGAAAAATGTAGTTTATGATAAAAACGGAGAAGAACATTACAATATTATTTCGGCATTTATAAAAAGTATTAGAGGCAGTGATCCAGACGCGGCTTTATATTGGATGGTACGAATGCTTGAAGGTGGAGAAGATCCGAAATTTATTGCTAGAAGAATGATAATTTTAGCATCTGAAGATATTGGAAATGCGTCGCCTAATTCTTTAGTAATAGCTGAAGCTGTATTTGGCGCTGTTGAAAAAATAGGTATGCCTGAAGCAAGAATTATACTAGCACAATGCGTAACATATTTGGCATCGCAGCCTAAAAGTAATTCTTCATATATGGCAATTGAAAAAGCATACGAAGATGTTAGGAAAGGAAATCAAGAACCTGTTCCATTGCATTTGCGCAACGCGCCAACCAAATTAATGAAAAGTTTGGATTATGGTAAGAATTATAAATATGCACATGATTTTGAGAATAATTTTATTGAAGAAAATTACTTGCCGGATTCATTAAAAGGTAAGCAATATTATTTCCCGAGTGAAAACGGTCAGGAAATAAAAATAAAAGAGCGCTTAAAATTTTTGTGGAAAAAATTAAAAAATTATTAA
- a CDS encoding septum formation initiator family protein, translating to MKKVSNKKDRIITWIYFVILIILVLFLFFNKYGLLKYFELKNEINSIERQIDKSKNQIKDLDSNINSIKTDDKELEKVAREKFMMKKENEKVFKFEDKNDSLGN from the coding sequence ATGAAAAAAGTAAGTAATAAGAAAGATAGAATAATTACTTGGATTTATTTTGTAATACTAATAATCTTAGTACTGTTTTTATTTTTCAATAAATATGGTTTATTAAAATACTTTGAATTAAAGAATGAAATTAATTCAATAGAACGTCAAATTGATAAATCAAAAAACCAAATTAAAGATCTTGACTCGAATATTAATTCAATTAAAACAGATGACAAAGAGTTGGAGAAAGTTGCGCGCGAAAAATTTATGATGAAAAAAGAAAATGAAAAAGTATTTAAATTTGAAGATAAAAATGATTCGTTAGGTAATTAG
- a CDS encoding D-alanine--D-alanine ligase, with amino-acid sequence MNKENITVAILLGGTSPERAVSKESGKAIYYAVKNLGYKTKIIDPAYGLNQPQNIDDYFCDCEFSKISNENIIAAINSPFFDDVDLALIALHGKWGEDGVIQSLLELRGIKYTGSGVLASSLSMDKAKSKIIFNHFGVYTPEWLEASKHDDLKILSDKIESTIKYPCIIKPNDQGSTIGLTKCNNFNELENAINLASQFSKKILLERFIAGREIAVAIVKDFTLPILEIIPKHEIYDYECKYSDGMSEYIVPAAIDKNIENELQRQAVLAFNSLGCEHYSRIDFRLTKEGIAYCLEINTLPGMTSHSLVPKIAKAQGIGFEELVDIIISSAL; translated from the coding sequence ATGAATAAAGAAAATATTACAGTTGCTATTTTATTAGGAGGAACATCTCCCGAACGCGCGGTTTCAAAGGAATCTGGGAAAGCAATATATTATGCCGTAAAAAATTTAGGATATAAAACAAAAATTATCGATCCTGCTTATGGATTGAATCAGCCTCAAAATATAGATGATTATTTTTGCGATTGCGAATTCTCGAAAATCTCTAATGAAAATATAATCGCTGCAATTAACTCTCCTTTTTTTGATGATGTGGATTTAGCATTAATTGCACTTCACGGAAAATGGGGTGAAGATGGTGTAATTCAATCATTATTGGAATTAAGAGGAATTAAATACACAGGTTCTGGAGTATTAGCAAGTTCGCTTTCAATGGATAAAGCAAAATCAAAAATAATTTTTAATCATTTTGGAGTTTATACTCCCGAATGGCTTGAAGCTTCAAAACATGATGATCTGAAAATTCTTAGTGATAAAATTGAAAGCACTATAAAATATCCATGCATAATAAAACCAAACGATCAAGGTTCCACAATAGGTTTAACAAAGTGCAATAATTTTAATGAATTGGAAAACGCAATAAATCTTGCTTCACAGTTCTCAAAAAAAATATTATTAGAAAGATTTATTGCGGGAAGAGAAATTGCCGTAGCAATTGTTAAAGATTTTACTTTGCCAATTTTGGAAATAATCCCTAAACATGAAATTTATGATTATGAATGCAAATATTCCGATGGCATGAGCGAATATATTGTTCCAGCCGCAATAGATAAGAATATTGAAAATGAACTCCAAAGACAAGCGGTGCTTGCTTTCAACTCTCTTGGATGTGAACACTATTCAAGAATTGACTTTCGCTTAACTAAAGAAGGAATTGCTTATTGCCTCGAGATCAATACATTACCGGGAATGACTTCGCACAGTTTGGTTCCAAAAATTGCAAAAGCGCAAGGGATTGGATTCGAGGAATTGGTTGATATAATTATTTCTTCGGCATTATGA
- a CDS encoding Gfo/Idh/MocA family oxidoreductase — translation MKSQINLMKKLKWGVAGCGRFAENTFIPTLLQLKKSSLVSIYSSDLTRAKEISNKFFAKNYFNNFAEFLKHDFEILYIGSANKDHYWQVIEAAKAGKHILCEKPLALNSIQAEEMLKVCNENNVFLSINYTHRFHPLTAKAKEIIEKGMIGTIVSVSTSFNINYEPDDNFRFDKEKSGGGAFRDLGTHMIDLLRFFGGEIIDINGFIDNVVYKSQVDDFAAAVVKYKKGGYGFLNVSYNSKQAFNRIDIVGSNGSISIENIIGRRKEPGKLSIDLAGEKRIAFRKRANKLLILLKSLQKSYINKVEPEITGFDGLVNMQIMEKLESKCLN, via the coding sequence ATAAAATCGCAAATTAATCTTATGAAAAAATTAAAATGGGGAGTTGCCGGCTGCGGCAGATTTGCGGAGAATACATTTATTCCGACCTTGCTTCAATTAAAAAAAAGTTCACTCGTTTCTATTTATAGTTCCGATTTAACTAGAGCAAAAGAAATCTCAAATAAATTTTTCGCAAAGAATTACTTTAATAATTTTGCCGAGTTTTTAAAACATGATTTTGAAATACTTTACATTGGGAGCGCAAATAAAGATCATTATTGGCAGGTAATTGAAGCAGCCAAAGCGGGTAAACATATACTTTGCGAAAAGCCATTGGCATTAAATTCAATTCAAGCCGAAGAAATGTTAAAAGTTTGTAATGAAAACAATGTGTTCTTATCTATAAATTACACACATAGGTTTCATCCGCTAACGGCAAAAGCGAAAGAAATTATTGAAAAGGGAATGATTGGAACAATTGTTTCGGTTTCTACTTCATTTAATATTAATTATGAGCCGGATGACAATTTTAGATTTGATAAAGAAAAAAGCGGCGGCGGCGCGTTCAGGGATTTGGGAACTCATATGATTGACCTTCTTAGATTTTTCGGCGGAGAAATTATCGATATAAACGGATTTATTGATAACGTTGTTTATAAAAGTCAAGTTGATGATTTTGCGGCGGCAGTTGTTAAATATAAAAAAGGCGGATATGGATTTCTAAATGTTTCCTACAATTCTAAACAGGCATTTAACAGAATTGACATTGTTGGTTCAAACGGATCGATAAGTATAGAAAACATTATAGGAAGAAGAAAAGAGCCCGGAAAATTATCAATCGATTTAGCGGGTGAAAAAAGAATTGCTTTTAGAAAAAGAGCAAATAAGCTTCTCATTTTGCTTAAATCCCTCCAAAAATCATATATAAATAAGGTTGAACCTGAAATAACCGGTTTTGACGGTTTAGTTAATATGCAAATTATGGAAAAATTAGAAAGTAAGTGTTTAAACTAA
- a CDS encoding methylenetetrahydrofolate reductase, translating into MKVIDHLTNATQTLISFEIIPPKRGGNITNLLDALEDLVKYKPPFIDITSHAAEVMYEETPSGDFRMKIKRKRPGTLGICALIQNKYNIDAVPHVICQGFTKEETEDFLIELHYLGIENVLAVRGDESAFNKPIKYGRSANVRAYDLVKQISDLNKGKYLEDSLLDAEPMKFGIGIGGYPEKHFEAPNLQIDINYTKEKVKAGAEYIVTQMFYDNNNFFNYCDLCRKSGIDVPIVPGLKIITSKHQLNSLPSNFHVDIPNDLAEEISKAKTEYVQEIGIEWAKKQVEGLISAKVPAIHFYVMQNTKPINNLMKKLGF; encoded by the coding sequence ATGAAAGTTATTGATCATTTAACAAATGCAACACAAACATTAATTAGTTTCGAAATTATTCCGCCCAAAAGAGGCGGAAATATTACAAATCTTTTAGATGCATTGGAAGATTTGGTTAAATATAAACCCCCATTTATTGATATTACGAGTCATGCCGCGGAAGTAATGTATGAAGAAACACCCTCCGGCGATTTTAGAATGAAGATTAAAAGAAAAAGACCCGGAACATTGGGAATATGCGCGCTTATTCAAAATAAATATAATATTGATGCTGTTCCTCACGTTATTTGTCAGGGTTTTACAAAAGAAGAGACGGAAGATTTTTTAATCGAACTGCATTATTTGGGAATTGAAAATGTTCTAGCGGTTAGAGGTGATGAAAGCGCGTTTAATAAACCGATTAAATACGGAAGATCGGCAAACGTTCGCGCTTATGATTTGGTAAAACAGATTTCCGATTTGAACAAAGGAAAATATCTTGAGGATTCGCTTCTCGATGCTGAACCAATGAAATTTGGTATTGGAATCGGCGGATATCCCGAAAAACATTTTGAAGCGCCAAATCTTCAAATTGATATAAATTACACAAAAGAAAAAGTTAAAGCAGGTGCTGAATATATTGTAACTCAAATGTTTTATGACAATAATAATTTTTTTAATTATTGTGATCTTTGCAGAAAAAGCGGAATTGATGTTCCTATTGTTCCGGGATTAAAAATCATAACGTCAAAACATCAATTAAACAGTTTGCCCTCGAACTTTCATGTTGATATTCCAAATGATTTAGCTGAAGAAATTTCAAAAGCCAAAACAGAATATGTCCAGGAAATTGGAATAGAATGGGCAAAAAAGCAAGTTGAAGGACTTATAAGCGCGAAAGTACCTGCAATACATTTTTACGTAATGCAAAACACTAAGCCAATTAATAACTTGATGAAGAAATTAGGATTTTAA